A window from Schistosoma haematobium chromosome 3, whole genome shotgun sequence encodes these proteins:
- the CFDP2_17 gene encoding Craniofacial development protein 2 (EggNog:ENOG410WGSE~COG:S), translated as MTESLLLYSGHDGENAPHTQGIALMLFKPAQNALIGWESHEPRIIKASFKTKKEGITMNVIQSHVPSNDYNEDVKDQFYNRLQSIVEKCSRKDLTILMADFKRNENGERFANLFAFNKLVIGGTIFPHKRIHKITWTSPDHITHNQIDHICINKNFRRTTEDVRTKRGADIASDHHLLVAKMKLKLKKYWTMGRTISQKFNTTFLQDTNKLNKFKIDLSNKFQAFHNLLNGEGTTVESNWKGIKEAITSTCHEVLGHKKHHHKEWITVDTLDKIQERRNKKAAINTSRTRAEKGKGQAEYTEVNKQMKRSIRTDKRKYVEDLATTAEKAAREGNMRQLYGTTKKLAGNRSEPERPVKSKEGEVITNTDEQQNRWVEHFKGPLNQPAPLNPPNIEVTSTDHPIDVGPPTIGEISMAIRQIKSSKTAGPDNIPEEAML; from the exons ATgacggaatca cttctgctatactccggccatgatggagaaaatgccccacatacacaaggaattgcattgatgctgttcaaaccagcacaaaatgcacttataggatgggaatctcatgaaccaaggatcatcaaagcctcattcaaaacaaagaaagagggcattacaatgaacgtcatccaatccCATGTGCCTagcaacgactacaatgaagacgttaaagatcaattctacaataggctccagtcaatcgtcgagaagtgctcaagaaaggacctgaccattctgatggcaGATTTCA aaaggaacgaaaatggtgagagatttgcaaacctatttgccttcaataaactggtcataggcggaactatattcccacataagcgcattcacaaaatcacatggacttcaccggatcacatcaCGCacaaccaaatcgaccatatctgcatcaacaaaaatttcAGGAGGACTacagaggacgtgagaaccaagagaggagctgacatagcctcagatcatcacttgctggtcgccaagatgaaattgaaactcaagaagtactggacaatggggcggacaatatcacaaaagttcaatacgacctttcttcaggatactaacaaactcaacaaattcaagatagacctcagcaacaagttccaggcctttcataaTCTACTCAacggagaaggaactactgtggagagcaactggaaggggatcaaagaggcaatcacttcaacatgtcatgaggttctgggccacaagaagcaccatcacaaggaatggatcactgttgatacactggataagattcaagaaaggaggaacaagaaggcagcaatcaataccagtcgaacaagagcagagaaaggcAAGggacaagctgaatacacagaagtaaacaaacagatgaagaggagtatcagaacagacaaacgtaaatatgtggaagatttagcaacgacggcggaaaaggctgcaagagaaggaaacatgagacaattgtatggcacaacaaagaaactcgctGGGAATCGCAGcgaaccagaacgaccagtgaaaagcaaggaaggcgaagtaatcaccaacactgatgaacaacaaaacaggtgggtcgAACACTTCAAAGGACCCTTGAATCAACCAGCCCCattgaacccacccaacatcgaagtaaCATCCACGGACcacccaatcgatgttggcccaccaacaattggagagatcagcatggccattAGGCAAATCAAGAGCAGCAAAACAGctggaccagacaacattccagaaGAAGCAATGCTttaa